One genomic segment of Gossypium arboreum isolate Shixiya-1 chromosome 3, ASM2569848v2, whole genome shotgun sequence includes these proteins:
- the LOC108460025 gene encoding uncharacterized protein LOC108460025, whose translation MDSFEFDNVKAEKEDALWRYNMERKLMIGFRLIGFLLALFLLLWLCFPTIVESANHFRLRFVSAFNKPLFTFIIVNIIILAVYALSNQKRTHKQSTRNNIYDEYVSSYRSIPAISAVVTANVSDFPVTEVSRVDKRIVLVENAVAASPVKQRAKIIDTITESKISVSTVKQPKTKVCSTEVKQKQYERSRSMVSECRQRESFREFRRSETAVSSREMVMSGIEPARKSMEEMSSEEFQLIIDSFIAERRKTLMQENIGHYSRRKESIVGRARGCELALGYGFRDWGDVWPCVGPWHEGMGLGWSSMGVQRRYRGRGC comes from the exons ATGGATTCCTTCGAATTTGACAACGTCAAGGCCGAGAAAGAAGATGCCTTATGGCGATACAACATGGAGAGGAAGTTGATGATCGGTTTTCGGTTAATCGGGTTTTTGTTGGCTTTATTTTTGCTATTATGGCTTTGCTTCCCCACCATCGTCGAGTCTGCTAATCATTTTCGCCTCCGTTTTGTTTCTGCTTTTAACAAACCTCTCTTCACTTTCATCATTGTAAACATCATCATCCTTGCCGTTTATGCTTTGTCTAACCAAAAAAGGACCCACAAACAAAGCACTAGAAACAACATCTACGACGAATACGTCAGCTCTTACCGGAGTATACCAGCGATATCTGCCGTTGTGACGGCCAACGTATCGGACTTTCCAGTCACAGAGGTGTCGAGGGTGGACAAACGAATCGTGTTGGTAGAAAATGCGGTTGCTGCTTCTCCAGTAAAGCAGCGAGCTAAGATAATTGATACAATTACAGAAAGTAAAATTTCGGTTTCAACAGTTAAACAACCTAAGACGAAGGTTTGTTCAACTGAAGTGAAGCAAAAACAGTACGAAAGAAGTCGATCAATGGTATCAGAATGTCGACAGAGGGAGTCCTTCCGGGAGTTTCGGAGATCGGAGACAGCTGTGAGTAGCCGAGAAATGGTGATGTCAGGTATAGAGCCGGCGAGGAAATCAATGGAGGAAATGAGCAGTGAAGAGTTTCAGTTGATAATTGATAGTTTCATAGCTGAAAGGAGGAAGACTCTAATGCAAGAAAATATTGGTCACTATAGTAGGAGAAAAGAATCCATTGTAG GTAGAGCACGGGGCTGTGAGTTGGCGCTCGGGTATGGGTTCAGAGACTGGGGCGACGTGTGGCCGTGCGTTGGCCCTTGGCACGAGGGTATGGGTCTAGGCTGGAGCAGCATGGGGGTACAGAGGCGGTACAGAGGCCGAGGATGCTGA